A part of Haliotis asinina isolate JCU_RB_2024 chromosome 10, JCU_Hal_asi_v2, whole genome shotgun sequence genomic DNA contains:
- the LOC137297866 gene encoding 26S proteasome complex subunit SEM1-like: protein MAAEPQKKPDLGLLEEDDEFEEFPAEDWDAVDEDPEDVKVWEDNWDDDNIEDDFSKQLRAELEKKGKNPDGSEPMKT from the exons ATGGCGGCCGAACCACAAAAGAAGCCGGACTTAGGTCTTTTAGAAGAAGACGACGAATTTGAGGAGTTTCCAGCTGAAG ACTGGGATGCAGTGGATGAAGACCCAGAAGATGTGAAGGTGTGGGAAGACAACTGGGATGATGATAATATTGAGGATGATTTCTCTAAACAACTCAG GGCTGAACTAGAGAAGAAAGGCAAGAACCCTGATGGCAGTGAACCCATGAAGACCTAA
- the LOC137299151 gene encoding HSPB1-associated protein 1 homolog — translation MALEKKQLNAELWRRASCPVVFTGLINHWSSLQWTPSHLAQVLQGKTYRCKIAPRQSKEKVWETDCAHIEASLADFTDWTAGNTRPDNPLHQVPHRDFSCYVDYKYMSDVFKDCSDLLKSVDWSVFGLSGRDGKDSTIWIGSECASTPCHYDTYGYNLVAQIYGRKRWHLFPPASSEALYPTRLPYEESSVFSEVNVGQPDLGKHPRFKESQAVVVTLEPGQVLYVPRHWWHYVECLHTAISINTWVELPSDDACRLSESVTRATISCLVNSDVGAHLEQWINPGEQIMPMDVNLTYLDQCLRSQVHKSANDNLEASGTCSIDNLHIFLQHFQTRQFDVVQAPWHITCGASIVTTLPSNGEAKHGARNMDLDNQTLVGGCKSVSSVKLPNVEMKNIKRKTPNQKYIDDIPAVPNTNIDDENIDNVKKARLVLGDMCVNEGSVQATCGIFVLQPSCFDTYFNTVHDSIPNVVGDLEEADIWNVSDRNSVSLSMTHHSVGDTQQPEACASGQDSVETQQLVSVAHNDSSDLSAIKEIFFKSLLHPRVMKVFEEELAKNYKSLLK, via the exons ATGGCACTTGAGAAAAAGCAGTTAAATGCGGAGTTGTGGAGGCGGGCATCATGTCCAGTTGTGTTCACTGGACTTATAAACCATTGGTCCTCCCTACAGTGGACTCCGTCTCATCTTGCCCAGGTGCTTCAAGGAAAGACATACAGGTGCAAAATTGCTCCCAGGCAGAGCAAGG AAAAGGTTTGGGAAACCGACTGTGCTCACATAGAGGCATCTCTGGCTGACTTCACTGATTGGACAGCTGGGAATACAAGGCCAGACAACCCCCTCCACCAAGTCCCACACAGGGACTTTTCATGTTACGTGGACTACAAATACATGTCTGACGTGTTTAAGGACTGTAGTGACTTGTTAAAG tctGTGGACTGGTCAGTGTTTGGACTGAGTGGACGTGATGGCAAGGACAGCACCATCTGGATAGGCAGTGAGTGTGCCTCAACACCATGCCACTACGACACGTACGGCTACAACCTGGTGGCTCAGATCTATGGCAG AAAGAGATGGCACCTGTTTCCCCCTGCATCCTCAGAGGCACTGTACCCAACACGTCTACCCTATGAAGAGTCTAGTGTCTTCAGTGAGGTCAATGTTGGACAGCCTGATCTTGGTAAACACCCTCGGTTCAAG GAGAGCCAAGCTGTGGTGGTGACCCTGGAGCCAGGCCAGGTGCTGTATGTGCCCCGCCACTGGTGGCACTATGTAGAATGTCTGCATACAGCTATCAGCATCAACACCTGGGTGGAACTG CCAAGTGATGACGCATGTCGCCTGAGTGAGTCTGTAACCAGAGCTACCATCTCATGTCTTGTGAACAGTGATGTAGGGGCTCACCTTGAACAGTGGATCAATCCCGGCGAG CAAATAATGCCGATGGATGTTAACCTGACCTATTTGGACCAATGCCTACGCTCACAAGTACACAAGTCAGCTAATGACAACCTGGAAGCCAGTGGGACTTGTTCAATAGATAATCTGCACATTTTCCTACAGCATTTCCAAACAAGACAGTTTGATGTGGTGCAAGCGCCATGGCACATCACTTGTGGGGCCTCCATTGTGACAACTTTACCCAGTAATGGTGAAGCAAAGCATGGTGCCAGGAACATGGACCTTGACAACCAAACCCTGGTGGGAGGCTGTAAAAGTGTTTCTTCTGTCAAGCTTCCAAATGTTGAGATGAAAAACATTAAAAGGAAAACACCAAATCAGAAATATATTGATGATATTCCTGCTGTCCCTAATACTAATATAGATGATGAAAACATAGATAACGTGAAGAAAGCTAGACTTGTTTTGGGGGATATGTGTGTGAATGAGGGCAGTGTTCAAGCAACATGTGGTATATTTGTCTTACAGCCCAGTTGttttgatacatatttcaaCACTGTGCATGATTCAATACCCAATGTGGTAGGTGACTTGGAGGAGGCAGACATTTGGAACGTAAGTGACAGGAACTCTGTGAGTCTTTCCATGACACACCACTCAGTAGGTGACACACAGCAACCAGAGGCATGTGCATCTGGGCAGGACTCAGTAGAAACACAGCAGTTGGTATCAGTGGCTCATAATGATTCATCTGATCTTTCAGCTATCAAAGAAATCTTCTTTAAGAGTCTGCTTCATCCTAGAGTCATGAAAGTATTTGAAGAAGAACTTGCAAAGAATTATAAGTCATTGCTGAAGTAA